The following coding sequences are from one Heptranchias perlo isolate sHepPer1 chromosome 13, sHepPer1.hap1, whole genome shotgun sequence window:
- the LOC137331615 gene encoding protein IWS1 homolog isoform X3 — protein sequence MELEDGYYPEGEDDGGATPVQDEHNSGSDDQEDSTEHRAASEGSSVGHHSEDEGHKEYQSDAEDSDGPGRPQSREENHVSSDSESEEPKKPRSIEQSDDEAGSDEENHSINKDSGGEREGSHDRMNDTDSEKDVRISPAHNESRGASDDDGPAPHGASNSDDEQDEEEGEKTVKRKKPVVSDSEEEKEGLNKPAKKSRVVSDSEDSDGDFAPSKKKLSISGGEESNSEAGDLKRKLAVSGGEDSDSDADVATAKRIVSDGDDSDSGAAISKAKRVVSDAEDSDSDTNTRTKKRIVSDAEDSDSDTGVRKRRVFSDGDDSESDTALKKKRVMSEDEDSNSDSDTAAKIKRPPSAGEDSDSDAAPEKRESKGILSGSDEDEENKEPSQKEESGLFGSDSESEDEAGVGNLIADIFGESDDEGEEFTGFNQEDLDGEKAALEAERKKMVAEESDSDNEVHGKGRDSDFVSDFEMMLQKKKDQNRKRRRNRDGGTFISDADDVVSAMITKMNEAAEEDRQLNGQKKPALKKLTLLPTVVMHLKKQDLKDTFIDSGVMSAIKEWLTPLPDKSLPHLKIREELLKILQELPSVSQETLKHSGIGRCVMYLYKHPKENRSNKELAGKLINEWSRPIFGLTSNYKGMTREEREQRDLDQMPTRRRLSRDPRDEDSDDNAADAFSSDQGRYFRFSIQ from the exons ATGATGGTGGAGCAACGCCGGTACAGGATGAACACAATTCAGGCTCAGATGATCAGGAGGACTCGACTGAACACCGTGCTGCATCTGAAGGCAGCAGTGTGGGACATCACTCTGAG GACGAAGGCCATAAGGAATATCAGAGTGATGCAGAAGACAGTGATGGCCCCGGCCGCCCACAAAGCAGGGAGGAAAACCACGTTAGCAGTGATTCCGAGAGTGAGGAACCCAAGAAACCTCGCAGCATTGAGCAATCGGATGATGAAGCAGGCAGTGATGAGGAGAATCACTCCATAAATAAAGACAGCGGCGGAGAGCGTGAAGGGAGCCACGATCGAATGAACGACACAGACAGTGAAAAGGATGTGAGAATATCACCGGCACACAACGAGAGCCGAGGGGCCAGTGACGACGATGGTCCCGCACCTCACGGGGCATCCAACAGCGATGATGAGCaggatgaggaagagggggagaaaacAG TAAAGAGGAAGAAGCCAGTCGTGTCTGATAGCGAAGAGGAGAAAGAAGGACTGAATAAAC CTGCTAAGAAAAGTCGCGTGGTGTCGGACAGTGAGGACTCGGACGGTGACTTTGCTCCCAGCAAGAAAAAGCTCAGTATCTCGGGTGGGGAGGAATCAAACAGCGAAGCTGGTGATTTGAAGAGAAAGCTGGCCGTCTCGGGTGGCGAAGATTCGGACAGCGACGCCGATGTTGCTACGGCGAAGCGCATTGTTTCGGATGGCGACGATTCAGACAGCGGTGCCGCCATCTCAAAAGCTAAGCGCGTGGTGTCAGACGCCGAAGACTCAGACAGTGACACCAACACCCGCACGAAAAAGCGGATCGTTTCTGATGCCGAGGATTCTGATAGCGACACGGGTGTGAGGAAAAGGCGGGTCTTCTCCGATGGCGATGACTCTGAGAGCGACACCGCTCTTAAGAAGAAACGTGTCATGTCGGAAGACGAGGACTCAAACTCGGACAGCGACACTGCTGCTAAGATAAAACGGCCCCCTTCCGCTGGCGAGGATTCCGACAGCGATGCTGCACCAGAAAAACGAGAGTCTAAGGGCATCTTATCTGGCAGTGACGAGGATGAGGAGAATAAAGAACCCTCCCAAAAAGAGGAATCTGGTCTTTTCGGCAGTGACAGTGAATCTGAGGATGA GGCTGGTGTTGGAAACTTGATAGCTGACATTTTTGGTGAATCTGATGATGAAGGGGAAGAGTTTACA GGCTTTAACCAAGAAGACCTGGATGGTGAAAAGGCTGCTCTCgaggcagagaggaagaaaaTGGTTGCTGAAGAGTCTGACTCAGACAATGAGGTCCATGGAAAAGGGCGAGA TTCAGACTTCGTGTCTGATTTTGAGATGATGTtgcagaagaagaaagatcaaaacCGAAAGCGGCGGCGAAATCGGGATGGTGGCACTTTCATTAGTGACGCGGACGATGTAGTTAGTGCCATGATCACCAAAATGAATGAAGCTGCAGAG GAGGATAGACAGCTCAATGGCCAGAAGAAGCCAGCCTTGAAGAAGCTGACCCTTCTCCCCACGGTCGTGATGCATTTGAAAAA ACAGGACTTGAAGGACACATTCATTGACAGTGGGGTGATGTCTGCTATTAAGGAATGGCTCACCCCATTGCCCGACAAGAGTCTGCCACATCTCAAGATCCGTGAGGAGCTACTGAAGATACTGCAGGAG ttgcccagtgtgagtcaggaGACTCTGAAACATAGTGGGATTGGACGTTGTGTAATGTACTTGTATAAACATCCCAAGGAGAACAGAAGCAACAAGGAACTGGCTGGAAAGCTCATCA ATGAGTGGTCGAGGCCCATCTTTGGCTTGACGTCAAATTACAAAGGGATGACCCGAGAGGAAcgagaacagagagatcttgacCAGATGCCAACGCGGCGGCGCCTAAGCAG AGACCCTAGGGACGAAGACAGTGACGATAACGCAGCTGATGCCTTCTCTTCAGATCAAGGACGCTACTTCAGGTTTTCAATTCAATGA
- the LOC137331615 gene encoding protein IWS1 homolog isoform X2 has translation MELEDGYYPEGEDDGGATPVQDEHNSGSDDQEDSTEHRAASEGSSVGHHSEDEGHKEYQSDAEDSDGPGRPQSREENHVSSDSESEEPKKPRSIEQSDDEAGSDEENHSINKDSGGEREGSHDRMNDTDSEKDVRISPAHNESRGASDDDGPAPHGASNSDDEQDEEEGEKTVKRKKPVVSDSEEEKEGLNKPAKKSRVVSDSEDSDGDFAPSKKKLSISGGEESNSEAGDLKRKLAVSGGEDSDSDADVATAKRIVSDGDDSDSGAAISKAKRVVSDAEDSDSDTNTRTKKRIVSDAEDSDSDTGVRKRRVFSDGDDSESDTALKKKRVMSEDEDSNSDSDTAAKIKRPPSAGEDSDSDAAPEKRESKGILSGSDEDEENKEPSQKEESGLFGSDSESEDEAGVGNLIADIFGESDDEGEEFTGFNQEDLDGEKAALEAERKKMVAEESDSDNEVHGKGRDSDFVSDFEMMLQKKKDQNRKRRRNRDGGTFISDADDVVSAMITKMNEAAEEDRQLNGQKKPALKKLTLLPTVVMHLKKQDLKDTFIDSGVMSAIKEWLTPLPDKSLPHLKIREELLKILQELPSVSQETLKHSGIGRCVMYLYKHPKENRSNKELAGKLINEWSRPIFGLTSNYKGMTREEREQRDLDQMPTRRRLSSSGGQTPRRDLDKVLTGEEKALRPGEPGFCARARVPLPSNRDYVVRPKWNVEIEGSRGAVKKTLNRLDKQMRRFQDIKKMTKSSRAVKISIEGNRMPL, from the exons ATGATGGTGGAGCAACGCCGGTACAGGATGAACACAATTCAGGCTCAGATGATCAGGAGGACTCGACTGAACACCGTGCTGCATCTGAAGGCAGCAGTGTGGGACATCACTCTGAG GACGAAGGCCATAAGGAATATCAGAGTGATGCAGAAGACAGTGATGGCCCCGGCCGCCCACAAAGCAGGGAGGAAAACCACGTTAGCAGTGATTCCGAGAGTGAGGAACCCAAGAAACCTCGCAGCATTGAGCAATCGGATGATGAAGCAGGCAGTGATGAGGAGAATCACTCCATAAATAAAGACAGCGGCGGAGAGCGTGAAGGGAGCCACGATCGAATGAACGACACAGACAGTGAAAAGGATGTGAGAATATCACCGGCACACAACGAGAGCCGAGGGGCCAGTGACGACGATGGTCCCGCACCTCACGGGGCATCCAACAGCGATGATGAGCaggatgaggaagagggggagaaaacAG TAAAGAGGAAGAAGCCAGTCGTGTCTGATAGCGAAGAGGAGAAAGAAGGACTGAATAAAC CTGCTAAGAAAAGTCGCGTGGTGTCGGACAGTGAGGACTCGGACGGTGACTTTGCTCCCAGCAAGAAAAAGCTCAGTATCTCGGGTGGGGAGGAATCAAACAGCGAAGCTGGTGATTTGAAGAGAAAGCTGGCCGTCTCGGGTGGCGAAGATTCGGACAGCGACGCCGATGTTGCTACGGCGAAGCGCATTGTTTCGGATGGCGACGATTCAGACAGCGGTGCCGCCATCTCAAAAGCTAAGCGCGTGGTGTCAGACGCCGAAGACTCAGACAGTGACACCAACACCCGCACGAAAAAGCGGATCGTTTCTGATGCCGAGGATTCTGATAGCGACACGGGTGTGAGGAAAAGGCGGGTCTTCTCCGATGGCGATGACTCTGAGAGCGACACCGCTCTTAAGAAGAAACGTGTCATGTCGGAAGACGAGGACTCAAACTCGGACAGCGACACTGCTGCTAAGATAAAACGGCCCCCTTCCGCTGGCGAGGATTCCGACAGCGATGCTGCACCAGAAAAACGAGAGTCTAAGGGCATCTTATCTGGCAGTGACGAGGATGAGGAGAATAAAGAACCCTCCCAAAAAGAGGAATCTGGTCTTTTCGGCAGTGACAGTGAATCTGAGGATGA GGCTGGTGTTGGAAACTTGATAGCTGACATTTTTGGTGAATCTGATGATGAAGGGGAAGAGTTTACA GGCTTTAACCAAGAAGACCTGGATGGTGAAAAGGCTGCTCTCgaggcagagaggaagaaaaTGGTTGCTGAAGAGTCTGACTCAGACAATGAGGTCCATGGAAAAGGGCGAGA TTCAGACTTCGTGTCTGATTTTGAGATGATGTtgcagaagaagaaagatcaaaacCGAAAGCGGCGGCGAAATCGGGATGGTGGCACTTTCATTAGTGACGCGGACGATGTAGTTAGTGCCATGATCACCAAAATGAATGAAGCTGCAGAG GAGGATAGACAGCTCAATGGCCAGAAGAAGCCAGCCTTGAAGAAGCTGACCCTTCTCCCCACGGTCGTGATGCATTTGAAAAA ACAGGACTTGAAGGACACATTCATTGACAGTGGGGTGATGTCTGCTATTAAGGAATGGCTCACCCCATTGCCCGACAAGAGTCTGCCACATCTCAAGATCCGTGAGGAGCTACTGAAGATACTGCAGGAG ttgcccagtgtgagtcaggaGACTCTGAAACATAGTGGGATTGGACGTTGTGTAATGTACTTGTATAAACATCCCAAGGAGAACAGAAGCAACAAGGAACTGGCTGGAAAGCTCATCA ATGAGTGGTCGAGGCCCATCTTTGGCTTGACGTCAAATTACAAAGGGATGACCCGAGAGGAAcgagaacagagagatcttgacCAGATGCCAACGCGGCGGCGCCTAAGCAG TTCTGGTGGACAGACCCCTCGCAGAGATCTGGACAAGGTGCTGACAGGAGAGGAAAA agcgctgagaccTGGTGAGCCAGGATTCTGTGCGAGAGCCAGAGTGCCATTGCCATCGAACCGTGACTACGTTGTTAGACCAAAGTGGAATGTGGAGATTGAGGGGAGCAGG
- the LOC137331615 gene encoding protein IWS1 homolog isoform X1, protein MELEDGYYPEGEDDGGATPVQDEHNSGSDDQEDSTEHRAASEGSSVGHHSEDEGHKEYQSDAEDSDGPGRPQSREENHVSSDSESEEPKKPRSIEQSDDEAGSDEENHSINKDSGGEREGSHDRMNDTDSEKDVRISPAHNESRGASDDDGPAPHGASNSDDEQDEEEGEKTVKRKKPVVSDSEEEKEGLNKPAKKSRVVSDSEDSDGDFAPSKKKLSISGGEESNSEAGDLKRKLAVSGGEDSDSDADVATAKRIVSDGDDSDSGAAISKAKRVVSDAEDSDSDTNTRTKKRIVSDAEDSDSDTGVRKRRVFSDGDDSESDTALKKKRVMSEDEDSNSDSDTAAKIKRPPSAGEDSDSDAAPEKRESKGILSGSDEDEENKEPSQKEESGLFGSDSESEDEAGVGNLIADIFGESDDEGEEFTGFNQEDLDGEKAALEAERKKMVAEESDSDNEVHGKGRDSDFVSDFEMMLQKKKDQNRKRRRNRDGGTFISDADDVVSAMITKMNEAAEEDRQLNGQKKPALKKLTLLPTVVMHLKKQDLKDTFIDSGVMSAIKEWLTPLPDKSLPHLKIREELLKILQELPSVSQETLKHSGIGRCVMYLYKHPKENRSNKELAGKLINEWSRPIFGLTSNYKGMTREEREQRDLDQMPTRRRLSSSGGQTPRRDLDKVLTGEEKALRPGEPGFCARARVPLPSNRDYVVRPKWNVEIEGSRQDSSRKAITRLEKHKRLFAEKRKLNRMQGAVKFSIEGNRMPL, encoded by the exons ATGATGGTGGAGCAACGCCGGTACAGGATGAACACAATTCAGGCTCAGATGATCAGGAGGACTCGACTGAACACCGTGCTGCATCTGAAGGCAGCAGTGTGGGACATCACTCTGAG GACGAAGGCCATAAGGAATATCAGAGTGATGCAGAAGACAGTGATGGCCCCGGCCGCCCACAAAGCAGGGAGGAAAACCACGTTAGCAGTGATTCCGAGAGTGAGGAACCCAAGAAACCTCGCAGCATTGAGCAATCGGATGATGAAGCAGGCAGTGATGAGGAGAATCACTCCATAAATAAAGACAGCGGCGGAGAGCGTGAAGGGAGCCACGATCGAATGAACGACACAGACAGTGAAAAGGATGTGAGAATATCACCGGCACACAACGAGAGCCGAGGGGCCAGTGACGACGATGGTCCCGCACCTCACGGGGCATCCAACAGCGATGATGAGCaggatgaggaagagggggagaaaacAG TAAAGAGGAAGAAGCCAGTCGTGTCTGATAGCGAAGAGGAGAAAGAAGGACTGAATAAAC CTGCTAAGAAAAGTCGCGTGGTGTCGGACAGTGAGGACTCGGACGGTGACTTTGCTCCCAGCAAGAAAAAGCTCAGTATCTCGGGTGGGGAGGAATCAAACAGCGAAGCTGGTGATTTGAAGAGAAAGCTGGCCGTCTCGGGTGGCGAAGATTCGGACAGCGACGCCGATGTTGCTACGGCGAAGCGCATTGTTTCGGATGGCGACGATTCAGACAGCGGTGCCGCCATCTCAAAAGCTAAGCGCGTGGTGTCAGACGCCGAAGACTCAGACAGTGACACCAACACCCGCACGAAAAAGCGGATCGTTTCTGATGCCGAGGATTCTGATAGCGACACGGGTGTGAGGAAAAGGCGGGTCTTCTCCGATGGCGATGACTCTGAGAGCGACACCGCTCTTAAGAAGAAACGTGTCATGTCGGAAGACGAGGACTCAAACTCGGACAGCGACACTGCTGCTAAGATAAAACGGCCCCCTTCCGCTGGCGAGGATTCCGACAGCGATGCTGCACCAGAAAAACGAGAGTCTAAGGGCATCTTATCTGGCAGTGACGAGGATGAGGAGAATAAAGAACCCTCCCAAAAAGAGGAATCTGGTCTTTTCGGCAGTGACAGTGAATCTGAGGATGA GGCTGGTGTTGGAAACTTGATAGCTGACATTTTTGGTGAATCTGATGATGAAGGGGAAGAGTTTACA GGCTTTAACCAAGAAGACCTGGATGGTGAAAAGGCTGCTCTCgaggcagagaggaagaaaaTGGTTGCTGAAGAGTCTGACTCAGACAATGAGGTCCATGGAAAAGGGCGAGA TTCAGACTTCGTGTCTGATTTTGAGATGATGTtgcagaagaagaaagatcaaaacCGAAAGCGGCGGCGAAATCGGGATGGTGGCACTTTCATTAGTGACGCGGACGATGTAGTTAGTGCCATGATCACCAAAATGAATGAAGCTGCAGAG GAGGATAGACAGCTCAATGGCCAGAAGAAGCCAGCCTTGAAGAAGCTGACCCTTCTCCCCACGGTCGTGATGCATTTGAAAAA ACAGGACTTGAAGGACACATTCATTGACAGTGGGGTGATGTCTGCTATTAAGGAATGGCTCACCCCATTGCCCGACAAGAGTCTGCCACATCTCAAGATCCGTGAGGAGCTACTGAAGATACTGCAGGAG ttgcccagtgtgagtcaggaGACTCTGAAACATAGTGGGATTGGACGTTGTGTAATGTACTTGTATAAACATCCCAAGGAGAACAGAAGCAACAAGGAACTGGCTGGAAAGCTCATCA ATGAGTGGTCGAGGCCCATCTTTGGCTTGACGTCAAATTACAAAGGGATGACCCGAGAGGAAcgagaacagagagatcttgacCAGATGCCAACGCGGCGGCGCCTAAGCAG TTCTGGTGGACAGACCCCTCGCAGAGATCTGGACAAGGTGCTGACAGGAGAGGAAAA agcgctgagaccTGGTGAGCCAGGATTCTGTGCGAGAGCCAGAGTGCCATTGCCATCGAACCGTGACTACGTTGTTAGACCAAAGTGGAATGTGGAGATTGAGGGGAGCAGG CAAGACTCATCAAGGAAAGCGATAACCCGCTTGGAAAAACACAAGAGATTGTTTGCAGAAAAGAGGAAGCTAAACCGGATGCAAGGGGCCGTCAAATTCAGCATTGAGGGGAATAGGATGCCACTGTAG